In Nanoarchaeota archaeon, the DNA window AAGCTCTTTGATATTACTGCCTTCGCGTCCGATTACATATGCCATGTCTGCCTCCTCCACGCGCAGTATTGCGCGGTTCGCTGAAATGATTTCCACGCGCGGATTGGCAATTCTTTTTTTCAGAATTTCGTAAAGCCGCTCCTCTGCAAGCTTGTTTATTTTCGAGGTTTCTGCCTTGCTTTTTATCGGTATGACAACTGTCTGCTCGCCGTAAGTGTAGGCCTCAAAAAGCAGCCTGCCTGTCTCAAAATCAAGAATCTCAATAATGGGCCGCGCTAAATCTGCCTCAGTCATTCCGGTCGGGGTGCGCACATCAAGGTTCAGCGTATAGACCTGCTTTATCTCGCCGTTTCGAACATATACTATTGTGTCAATTACCTGCGGAATAAGGCCAAGCTCAATTCGCCCGATGAAACGATGAATCGTATCTATTGCCTGCGTTGCGTGAATAACACCCAGCATTCCGACTCCTGCAAGCCGCATGTCTGCAAAAATCTTAAAGTCTTTTGTGCTTCTGACTTCATCATATATTGTGAAGTCGGGCCTGACAAGAAGGAGTATGTCTGCGGTATTTGCCATGTCGTTATTCAGGGCGCCGTACTGCGTTATTTCCGGACCGACCTGCAAATCGCGTGGATGCTCCATTGTCTTTACGATTTTTCCTTTTTTCTGGTAAAACTCAGCCATTGCCTGAGCCAAAGTGCTTTTTCCATGTCCCGGAGGCCCGGCAACAATTATGCCTTCCGCACGCTCATCAAACCGCTCAAGCAGTTTTTTCGAAAGCTTGTATTTTTCGATATCGACCTTAACAATGGGCCTTACCGCAGTTATTTCCATTTTCTCGGAAAATGGATGCCTCGTTATTGCAATGCGGTATTTGCCAAGCTGTATCACTGTCGCCCCGCGCAAATCCATTTCTAAAAGCCCGCCCGAAGTTCTTGATTTTTCAAAAATTTCATGCGCCATATTTTCAAGAATATCCTCTGTCAATAGTTCGCCGTCGATTTCAATCAGCTTGAATTCACCGGGTTTCCCTCGTTTTGCTTTGGGAGTGCAGCCCTCCTTAAGATGAACCGACATAGTGTCCGAAGTAAAATAATCCTCAAGGCTCATTCGCTCGATTTCTGCTTTTTTGAAATAAAGCACTTTGACGCCCTCTGCTTCCGCAACCTTTGCCTGGACCATATCAGCAGTCACAAGAGTCGCTTTTAAGTTGCGCGCAATATCCCTTATCAGCGAGTCTATTCGGCCTGATTTTGCAAGCTGAATTTCCTCGATTGTCGGCTTTCTGCCGATCGTTGACATAGTAATGCCTTTTTCTTCTGCAAGCTCCCGTATTATTTTCAGCTCCTCAAGGCCTTCAAAGCCGATGTCTTTTCCGTGATTTGCCTGGTTCTCAAGCTCAGCTATCACGAATTCCGGAACAACGAGCTCGCCTGTGAGCTTTCCCTCGCGCACAAGGTCGGTTACATTGCCGTTTATTATTGCCGACGTGTCTGGAACGAACTTTTGAACATGTGTTTTTTGTTGATCCGCCCGTTGTTTTTGCTGATCTGCATTTTGTCTTAGAGCACCATGTTTTTCTGCAGCATTTGCCGCGTTTTTGGAAACAATTATGTTTTCCGTTTCTATCTTCTGTTTTTTTGTGTTTTTCATAAAAATCAATCTTTATATCTCAATTATTTTAGGCAATGAATTTTTGCATTAATCCGCTTAACTTCAATCGCCAATCCATATTATTTTGAAATTAGTGTTCTAGATTTATATGGCTAAGTCCGGCTTTATTCTGAATGTTAGTTATATAGGACATACTAAGAAATAGAGAGCGAGGTGCTATTTCGTTTGTTTTTCCAATTAAATCGTCTTTAGGTGCTCTCCTGCGGCAATAAGCCATTTTGTCTTTCCGCCATCTTTTATCTCGACAACATAAGACCTTCCGCGCTTCTCGATTACTGTGCCAAGAGCCCCATAATATCGTGGGTGCGGTATTCCGTCATGTATGGCTGGGTTAATTCGTATAACGACCTTTGCACCGTGTTTGAATTCCTTCATTCGCGAGGCTACTGTAACGCGTTTTTCTGCTGCGCCTGACAAAAGCCTTCTTGTCTTGTTCCGAAATCCTGTTGAGCGTCGTGCCATAAAATATTACCTAGCCATTATAGAACTTACATTAATATAAAGGATATATTTTTAAAGGTATCGGCAACGCCAAGAGATTATAAATATAAGCATCCTTTCCGAAAAAAGATCATGCATGCTAACCCGCCAAATTCATTTCCATTATTTCCGTTCCCTCAAATCCGCGACGGGCAACGGCAGTTGATGGAAGCGGTGCAAAAAACAGTAAAGAACAAAAAAATCCTTCTTGCAAACGCCCCCACAGGCATCGGAAAAACCGCAGGCGT includes these proteins:
- a CDS encoding PINc/VapC family ATPase, whose amino-acid sequence is MKNTKKQKIETENIIVSKNAANAAEKHGALRQNADQQKQRADQQKTHVQKFVPDTSAIINGNVTDLVREGKLTGELVVPEFVIAELENQANHGKDIGFEGLEELKIIRELAEEKGITMSTIGRKPTIEEIQLAKSGRIDSLIRDIARNLKATLVTADMVQAKVAEAEGVKVLYFKKAEIERMSLEDYFTSDTMSVHLKEGCTPKAKRGKPGEFKLIEIDGELLTEDILENMAHEIFEKSRTSGGLLEMDLRGATVIQLGKYRIAITRHPFSEKMEITAVRPIVKVDIEKYKLSKKLLERFDERAEGIIVAGPPGHGKSTLAQAMAEFYQKKGKIVKTMEHPRDLQVGPEITQYGALNNDMANTADILLLVRPDFTIYDEVRSTKDFKIFADMRLAGVGMLGVIHATQAIDTIHRFIGRIELGLIPQVIDTIVYVRNGEIKQVYTLNLDVRTPTGMTEADLARPIIEILDFETGRLLFEAYTYGEQTVVIPIKSKAETSKINKLAEERLYEILKKRIANPRVEIISANRAILRVEEADMAYVIGREGSNIKELEKLTGMSLTVEPIIETLKKTIKYSVFEAGGYLSIVVPENYVGSKVDIYKGDEFLFSATIGKKAQVKIQKKSELGDKVLKAVALGNLNVLAG
- a CDS encoding 50S ribosomal protein L21e, with product MARRSTGFRNKTRRLLSGAAEKRVTVASRMKEFKHGAKVVIRINPAIHDGIPHPRYYGALGTVIEKRGRSYVVEIKDGGKTKWLIAAGEHLKTI